One Picrophilus oshimae DSM 9789 genomic region harbors:
- a CDS encoding GNAT family N-acetyltransferase: MEIRLMEEDDIEQVMDRLLRLKRLNAEFDKSFLVSVESEDEIKNYIKKILKDENHVLLVADDNGKIAGILMVDILFRIYYYPKYEARIREFYIMPEYRNNNLGRNMISKLTEILKNKNINFITAEFPTMNTIAANFYEKLGYHQLVSVYSMIKK; the protein is encoded by the coding sequence CCTGATGGAGGAAGATGATATAGAGCAGGTAATGGATAGGCTTTTGAGATTAAAAAGGTTGAACGCGGAATTTGACAAATCATTTCTTGTGTCTGTTGAATCAGAGGATGAGATAAAAAACTATATAAAAAAGATATTAAAGGATGAGAATCATGTCCTGCTGGTCGCCGATGACAATGGAAAGATAGCCGGAATATTAATGGTTGATATACTTTTTAGGATATACTATTATCCAAAATACGAGGCCAGGATAAGGGAGTTCTACATAATGCCTGAGTACAGGAACAATAACCTTGGAAGGAATATGATCTCAAAGTTAACTGAAATTCTTAAAAATAAAAATATAAATTTCATAACCGCAGAGTTTCCAACAATGAACACAATTGCTGCAAATTTCTATGAAAAACTTGGATATCACCAGCTGGTCAGTGTTTATTCAATGATAAAAAAATAA